TGCACTAACAAAGGACCGCCAATCTTGCTAAAGCTGATATCTTCATAAACAAACGGCACTAAGGTTTTCCCCCGTTCATCTATCACTCCCTTTTTTCTATTTTGATCACGAACAATGGCTACTCCATCTTTATATAAAACATCCTGTATTATCCCCCGGTCATTAATAGTATGCTTTCTGCCTTCAATCGCCACAGTTGCTATTTTCCTGTCATATCCATTTTGCCGCTCTACTCGAAAATCGGAAACGCTGTCATATATTGTCGGAATAATCTCCTTTCCTCCATAATCCACAACGCCCCATTTATTATCCATTCTAACTCTGATTCTATCGATGTCTGTTATCTCCCCTATTTCCTGATATTTAAAAGGAATAGTTTCTTTACCGAAACCGTCTATAAGGCCACATTTATTATCTTTATTTGCTATAAAACAGAGTAATCCAGACAGCTCACTTACTTTTAATCCATCATATTCAACAGGGATTATTTGTTTTCCTTTATAATCAAACACACCTGTTTTACCTAAGAGTTGTACTTTTAAAAGACCATTACCTACCGGATAAAGCTTATTGTAAATAGCCGGTAAAACCTCTTTTCCTGCTAAATCTACCATTCCCCATTTATTCTCGCATTCCACAGGAAACACACCTTTTTTAGTCAAATTATTAAGATTTTTATCCTTGTACATTTCTGAGGGAATACCAGATCCAATGTTTGTATATCTGTCTTTTAGAATTTCGTTTCCCTCTAAATCTATTAAAACAGGAACCCGCTGATTGTATGCAATAAAAAAATTGCCCCCGTAATAATGTATCATCTCATATTTAAATGGGAGAATATTCTCATGTTTTAGATTTTTAACACCGTACAGTCCTTTTTTCTTTACCATAACATACGGTGCTTCCAGCGCTATCTCGTCATATTCTATAGGTATAACAATATCAAGAGATCCATTATCTCCCACATATTTTTTTGCAATGCCCCAGTTTTTCCCATCAGTTACATAATCTATTTTAACTTCGCCTTCACTGACTTCTGTATTCTTGCCATGATTATCTATCCTGCATTTTATCTGCCCATCACGATCTATCCACAGATACTGGCCATTAAGTTTTACTTTCAAACATTCTTTTCCTACGCTTTGAATATCATCGTATCTAAATGGAATTACTTCTTGTAAATCTTTATTTATCGCTCCGTATTTACCGTTGCGAACAACAACTGCCATTTCATATTTCAACGGCCTTATTTCTTCATACAACTGGTTGAGAAGAAATTGCTTTTCATCTGCCAAACCATACTTACCATTGTATTTATAAATAATTATTTTGTTCGTAAAAGGCCAAACAGGTGCTTCGCTCAGGTAAGATTCACCGGCAACAACAAACGTTTTGCTTTTTCTTTCCCGTTCTATTTTCTTTTCCTTTTCAGCTTCCTTTTTCCTCTCTTCCCAGGTACGCTCTTCCTTTTCTTTTCTGATACGATCTTCGTTTTCCCGTTTATATTTCTCATTAAGTTCTTCGCGTTCATACTTTCTCTGTGCTCCTGTTCTATTCCTGTATGAATCATAAGTTTCTATACCAGAAGGTGTGTAAGTTTTTGATTGTGTTTTCCCTTGTTCACACAAAAACAGCAACAGAAAAACAGGATATATATAACGTCATTCTTCATGATCTAAGCCTTTCACAGGTTATTATATTCTAATTGATGTTATTTAGAAAGAAAAAACCGTCCCGACATTAAGGTACCGAGACGGCAAATCATAGTACTCCCTATACTTCTCCTATTTTTTTATACTAAACAAATTAAAGCCTAACCTAAGCCCTAAAAAACTTTCCGAGCCATCTTTTGAAAAGGCTTCGTAACGTAAGCCTATATCAAGCCCGCCCAACTGTGCGCCTACACCCGGAGCATAAACAAATGCAGAATATGACGGACTCAGACCAACTCCTTCATCATCGGCATTTAAGATTCTGTTTGATACTGTACCCAATTCTAACATGCCATATAGTTTCTCGGTAAAGAAATATTTACCACC
This genomic interval from Pseudopedobacter saltans DSM 12145 contains the following:
- a CDS encoding WG repeat-containing protein, with amino-acid sequence MLFLCEQGKTQSKTYTPSGIETYDSYRNRTGAQRKYEREELNEKYKRENEDRIRKEKEERTWEERKKEAEKEKKIERERKSKTFVVAGESYLSEAPVWPFTNKIIIYKYNGKYGLADEKQFLLNQLYEEIRPLKYEMAVVVRNGKYGAINKDLQEVIPFRYDDIQSVGKECLKVKLNGQYLWIDRDGQIKCRIDNHGKNTEVSEGEVKIDYVTDGKNWGIAKKYVGDNGSLDIVIPIEYDEIALEAPYVMVKKKGLYGVKNLKHENILPFKYEMIHYYGGNFFIAYNQRVPVLIDLEGNEILKDRYTNIGSGIPSEMYKDKNLNNLTKKGVFPVECENKWGMVDLAGKEVLPAIYNKLYPVGNGLLKVQLLGKTGVFDYKGKQIIPVEYDGLKVSELSGLLCFIANKDNKCGLIDGFGKETIPFKYQEIGEITDIDRIRVRMDNKWGVVDYGGKEIIPTIYDSVSDFRVERQNGYDRKIATVAIEGRKHTINDRGIIQDVLYKDGVAIVRDQNRKKGVIDERGKTLVPFVYEDISFSKIGGPLLVQRENLWGYINKNGAEVIPTIYKIAKPFFKEIAYVQTTMREWLVIDKTGKVKATIPAKQLTETMYDEVLLFQHVNGKWGVLSWNGTVLLKPKYSKILWYSGYVSGPRLKVWGFPYKEHKFKFVTLKTGF